In the Vanessa atalanta chromosome 24, ilVanAtal1.2, whole genome shotgun sequence genome, attaaaaactttgcatattgtacataaataatatgatagagAAATAATAATCTGgaactatactataatatattgacaTTATTTCACTTTTGACATTTTGACGTTTGATACTTTCCTTTACTCTGTGGTCATTTTATTAAACCATgtgagaattatttaataacaaaaagaaaCACATTTTGcaacatttatacttataagtGACGCTAGtttatataaacacataaaatGGAAACCGAAAATATTAACGTCGACGAGTTTCTGCCAGCAAAAAATCCCATCAAATTAAGTAATGTTAAAAAAGTGGTTGCGACGGAATCTGGCGAAGGTATGGAGGTGGAAgaacaaaaagtaattaaaaaaaaatctaaaaaatttaaattgaaaaaagttaAGAAAAACGCTGAAccaaatgaaagtaaaattaatatgagaAAAGTTGCCGTACCAGCTCACAGGTAACctctaaataatgttatttatagttccttgatttaaatatttttttcggaagtttaatttaaattatatattgttaatattgctTAGATATCTATAACTGttcatgtataaatttataacaataatatttattgtataaaaaaaatacttatttaatgtgcatgtattttaatagatatacacCCTTACGAGAAAACTGGTTGAAAATCTTCACACCAATTGTAGAACATTTGTTACTTCAAGTCCGTTTCAACACCAAATCACGTAATGTCGAAATTAGAGTCGGTCCCGAGACTAAAGATGTCGCAAATTTACAGAAAGCTGCTGATTTTGTTAaggtaaaaaaaactaaatgtaaaaaaaagcttagaataattataaatatatacattttcacaCAAAAGAACTAAGACAAGCgggccaactttattatcttcgtATGCATGACAGCAAGCCTTGATACTCATCAAATATCATACTACTTTGCTAGTGTACATGTACTATGTATTGAAATGTTGGCCACTGTTTCTGTGAAACATTCATAAAGCTGAgaagtctatctagacataaataataagtaaagatTACTAGGCAAAACAGAGCCACTATAGAAATTACTTATACAGCTAAAAAGTAACTGAATATAgacataacaatatattagtTCTTGACAATATAGTTAACCTCTTATTTCTATCTCTGTCTATCtcaaccttctccttaaaaaacatttttaatctatttgatATTTCAGGCTTTCCTCTATGGTTTTGATGTTGAAGATGCATTGGCCCTTCTGAGATTAGATGACCTCTTTGTTGAATCTTTCGAAATAAAAGACGTCAAAACATTACAAGGGGACCATTTGGGCAGAGCTATCGGAAGATTGGCAGGAAAAGCCGGACGTACAAAGTTTACAATAGAAAACGTAACTAAGACAAGAATAGTGTTGGCAGACTCAAAAATTCACATTTTAGGTAGTTACCAAAATATTGCACTGGCGAGACGAGCTATATGTAATTTGATTATGGGATCACCACCTTCTAAAGTTTATGGTAACTTGAGGAATGTTGCTAAAAGAGTTGCCGAAAGattttgaatgtaaataaaagtttatttatgcattaaatattgtttaatttataattgttaaattttctaTGTAGGTTTGGTCATTAAATTTCAtactattaattgaaataaattaaagccCCTATCACACTAAGTTACAATTAGAAGTCCACTTCTGACATTGCTTACAATATTAAGAGATTAATTTAGTAGCCATATACTATCTTATAATAGattttactgtatttaattaagtagaatgagtaagaaaacataaaagaaaaaataacataaatgttaaaCAATGTAAGAAAAAGAGTGGTATATTGGCTGGGTTTCTTTGATGCAATTAGGTTgtgtaataaaacaatgttcTTTCGATGCTAAATAGCACActttttgtaaatgaaataaaattatcgctTAAGTTCTTAGCtcgaattttaattgtttttttttacgaagtATGTATAACCTATGCACCACAAGAGCAGAAAACTAAACAACATTAGACAGCGATTTGAAACGATACCATTGGTCGAATTCCTAAACaatctataatattcattatggtTCGCGAATCCGCTATGAATGGCGCTATGAATGACGATTAAGCTGTTATCGTAACTTTAGAAAAGGGGGGTACGAGTTAGTGTcaatagtccactatcgatagactatcaatAATTATGGTGTTAGAGATAGTATCGATggtattacttttaacctaaactatcgatagtagcaATAGTATTGtcgctatcgatagtattgctcacggagagctatcgatactatcgatagtattgatcaatacgatactatcgatatcctgaacagtttcgaggtcaactatcgatagtcaaactatcgatagttctgcaacgctggtaCGAGTAGACCTTAGACGGAAATTTGAAGTtcatataagtagtttagtggaatcgtgttacattattaataaagatatagtaATCGAGAACTTTTACTataatgcacaatatagcagagctattagcaaatcgcatttaatatgtaattaaatctaaggtttgttgaACTTTACTTCAATTGGAAcaggatataaatatatattttctattaatatagtCTGTATTATACACAGAGTAACCACGAACTTTGagaaacaatcaaataaaatgtcaacaagcaaatacattaatgttttattatattattataatatacatggttatagtaaaattataacaggattttatatttaaaatgtcggGGCACCCTCGAAAGCACAAGCCTAGCGTCGTAGCTGAGCGAGGCGAATGTCCAGGGCTCCGCTGCGCTCCACTCGGCGCAGTACACGGAGTCCTCGTGCTGTTCATACGACTGGAGGACACCGTCCTCTAGGCTGAACAGGAAtaaaaattgctatttttttaaattattcatataatagaaaaaaaaattgatcagTAACAGCTAGCTGTTAGCCCACTGTTGGACAAGGGCATCAAAAGGAAATacttgaagcatattccatcacgttACTCTACTGCGGAATAATAAAGAATCACGGCAGAATTTCACCCATGCGGTATGTTGCTATTGAAAAATCAATGTATCTGGCATGATTTAAATGAGGCCACTTTATCTTCACTAAAGTCAATTCCACAAAACTAGCTCCCATAAGAAATTGTTTAACCGCAAGAcactcattaattaaaatatttcttaggaTTGTCTTAAATGATGGATACGTTTAGCTTATCGGTTGTCACGTCGACCAATGAAATGCGAGTAAAGTTTCCTAGGAGTTCGTGGGATGGTCCGTCCCATGTCCCAGTCCtgtatattagataattttattttaatcatatctGATAGAAATAACAGTAAAATAGACACATACACTTGACTGAGTCGCTTGCCCTCATCGTCCATGTCACAGATACTGGCAGCGGCCGTCAGCAAGGCCCTCGCATCAGAAC is a window encoding:
- the LOC125073290 gene encoding RNA-binding protein pno1 gives rise to the protein METENINVDEFLPAKNPIKLSNVKKVVATESGEGMEVEEQKVIKKKSKKFKLKKVKKNAEPNESKINMRKVAVPAHRYTPLRENWLKIFTPIVEHLLLQVRFNTKSRNVEIRVGPETKDVANLQKAADFVKAFLYGFDVEDALALLRLDDLFVESFEIKDVKTLQGDHLGRAIGRLAGKAGRTKFTIENVTKTRIVLADSKIHILGSYQNIALARRAICNLIMGSPPSKVYGNLRNVAKRVAERF